The genomic interval GAGTTCAAGCAACTGTACTTCGAGATGGGACCCGGCGCGACCATCGACTGGCACACCCACACGCCCAGTTTCGACGAGTTCTGTCTGTGTCTCGCCGGGAAAGCTCGCTACACGCTGGCACAGGAAGACGGCAGTGAGCAGGTCATCGAAGTCGAACCGCGTGAGTTCGTCTACCTCCCGGGCGGCGCCCGCCACACGATCGAGGCGATCGGCGACGAGCGACACGAGGGCCTCGTGACGATGCCGCCCGAGCCGGTCGGGCGGATGGAACTGCTCGAAGGCGCCGCTCCGTACGACCCCGAGGACTGGCCCATCGCCCTCTGGGTCGACCGCAAACGCGACGAACTCGTCCGCAGGGACCCCGCGGCCGTATCCGAGTGAGTCACTCCGTTCCGCCCGCGGTCGCGGTTCCCTCGTCGGTCCAGCCCGGCGTCTTCGTCCGTTCCGTCGGCTTGATCGTGTGTGAGAGCCCCCGGTCCTCGCCGGGGATGTCGAGCCGGTAGGTCATCGCACTCGGTTCGGCGTCCGACGGGAACGGACTCGGGGCGTCGTGGGTGATCGTCCGCTCCGCACCGGGATCGAGCGTCCCGACGAGACGCCCGATCGGCGCCGAGGCGATCAGCGGGCCGGAGCGATTGAGCGCCAGCGTGTACCGGCCCGAACCGTCGCCCTCGTTTCGCACCGTCAGCGACAGCGTCGGGTCGGCGTCGGGACCGACCCGCTCTGGTCCGGTCATCGCCACGTCGAAGGTCGGCAGCGGCGCTTCGAGCCGGCGTTTCACCCGCTGTGGCGGTTCCCACGTTCGCTGGCCGAACTGGAGGCGAGCGTCGGCGGCGTCGCCCTGCTCGGGCAGCCCGAACAGCACCGGCCCGCTGCCGTCGGCGTACTCGACCCCCCACTCGTCCTCGCGGTAGAGCCCGCTCTGGAGCGTGATCGGCGGGAACCGCTGACCGTCGAACCACAGCTCGAAGTCGTCGTAGCCGGGACCGCCACCGGCGACCTCGACGACGAGGTACTGTCCGAACCGGTCGAAGACGCCGATCGAGTCGGGGGTGATCGGGCCGACCACCCCCGGCTGGACGGCCGCGCCCGTGATCTCGACGGATGTAGAGTCCGTGCCAGGCGCTGTCGTCGGCGTCGTCGAGGAGCCGACCGTCAGGTTCTCCGGCGGGTCGGCCGGCCCGTCGGTCGTCTGGAGACAGCCGGCGGTCCCGGCGGCGAGCGAGCCACAGAGTGCGAGGAGGCGGCGGCGGCGCATACGAGCCGCTTTCGCCCGTCGGTGTAAGTGCCTTCAGGTGGCTTCGAGCGGGTTTTGACCGTTCACTCGGTGTCGTCGGCTTCCCCGGCCTCGGCGGCTTTTCGCCCGGGAATCTCGTGGAGCGACTCCGGGAGGTTCCGGAACCACGCCGCGGCGAGGATTCCGTGTTCGGCCTTGCCTTCGGTGATGTCGGTCGAGACGGCCGTCCCCTCGAACTCCACGCTGAGCATGTGGAGGCGGTCGTCGGCGTCGGCGTCGTTGACGATGGTCTGCCAGCGGGCATAGTCCAACGACGACAGGTCTGCCTCGACGCCTGTCTGCTCGGTCAGCGTCCGCGACGCCGTGGCGTCGAGGCCGTCGTCGGTCGCCGGGTCGTGGCCGCCACCCGGCGTCCCCCAGGTGTCGGGCGCGCCCTCGTGGCGGATGAGCAGCACCCGGCCCTCGTCGTCGGTGACCCAGACGCCCGCGTCGCCCAGCCACCCCTCCCGGGCCAGTTGGCGCCCCTGTTCGAACAGCTCTGGCTCGTTGGTCACGGTCTGGCGGTCGACCTCGACCTCGCCGTAGCGGTCGACGAGCCGTTCCAGCTCCGCCCGGACCGCCTCCCGCGTTCGTTCTTCGAGCGTCATACCGGAACGGGGCGGGGGAAGGGGTTAATTGTACTCCCGCCAGCGGTGGCCACAGTCCTGACACTTGAAGAACCTCGTCGGCGGTTCGTCGGCAGAGCCGGTCTGTTTGATCGTGTACCAGGCCTTCCCGTGCCCACACTCGTCGCAGGTCACGTCGTTCGCGGTCGGTTTCCCCTCGAAGTTCGCGCCCTCCTCGGTCTCGATGAGGTCGTCGTCGCTCTGTTCGTCCGTGGTGACAAAGTCGGCGGCGCGGTCCTGGTCTTTGGCCGTCCGTGTGCCACAGGACTGACAGACCATCTCGTCGCCGTCGGCGTGCATCATCGAACCGCAGTCGTCGCAGAACTGCATACCGGGCGGTCGTCGGTCCGCGGAGAAAACGGTTACTCCTCGTTCTCCAGAGCGCGCTGCTCGGCGACGACCGGACAGTCTGCCAGCCGGACCGTCTCCATGTCGACGAACTCGATGATCTGTGCGTCCTCGTTCGAACAGCTCACTTCCGGGGGGCCGGAGAAGAACTCGCACTGCTCGCAGTACCGGTGTTTGGACACCTCGACGTAGCCCACGTCGGGCACTTCGTCGGCCGACGTGTCAGTGGGGTCGTCGTCCTCGGCGGTGAGCCCCTCCCAGACGGACTCGGCGTCGACGCCGCCCACGTCGACCCGCTCGAAGGCGCTCTCCCCGCCCTCGAAGGGGTCGCCGTCCCGGTCGTCCATGCCGGCGAAGGGGTCGTCACTCGAAGCCGGACCGGGCTCGTCGGCGGGTGATCCACTGGCAGTTGTCCCGGATTGGTCGGTCACTCCCTCTCGTGTCGCCGCTGTGTCGGCCGAGGCGGTGCGGTCGAACTGCTCCGGGCCGTCGAAAGGGTTGTCCTCGACCGTCGTGGACGTGTCGGCCGTGGTGTCGGCCGCGTCGTCGCCGGCGCCACCCGTAGAGCGGTCGGTGTCGGCCCCGGCCTGCTCGAAGGCGTTGTCAGCGTCGTCCTCGTCCGTCCCGCTCCCCTCGAACACGTCCGCGACGCCCTCGTTCGGTGTCGACCGGGGGCCGTCGAACACGTCGTCGAGATCCGACTCCGGCTCGCCTGTCTCCGCGTCTCCCTCGTCGTCGAGCCGTTCGAACGGGTCCCCCTCGCGGTCGTCGCCCGTTTCGAGGTCCGCGAACGGGTCCTCGCGCTCGTCGTCACTCATCGGTATCGCCCGCTTCCAGTTGCGAAGCGGTCACCAGCCGGGCCTTCTTCCGGAGGAAGCCGCCGTCGGGGCGGACATCCGTGACGGTCGTCTCGCAGTGGGGACACTGTGGCTCGGTGAGCAACGCGATGTCGACCTGCTCGCCACAGCTCTCACAACTGGCAGCGGTGATGCCCTCCTGGGCAGCAGCACGTTTGATCCGATCGACGGCCCGTCTGTGGGTGTTCTGGCCGCCCTGTTCCTCCCGGAGGTCGGTGACGACCCAGGCGACCCGTTCGAGTTTGTCCTCCACGTCGTCGAGCCGCTCGGCGAGGGCCTCGATCCGGTCGCCCCGGTCGGCGAGTGAGGCGTCGACCTCGTCGCGAAACGACGCCAGGTCGGCGGTCAGCCGCTCGACTTCGTCGTCGAGTCGGTCGAGTTCCTCGAAGGCCTCGTGGTCGTGGTCTTTGGGCGCCTTCCGGTCGAGTTCCCGTTTGAGCTGGATGACCCGCTCGCGAACGTCTTCGACTTTCTCCTGGAACTCGGTCTCGACATCGCTGATGTCGGCGTCGAGACGGCCCTCGACGGCGTCGACGATGTCGGGCAGTCGGTCGCCGATGATCTGCTCTGCCCGGTCCGTGACGCGGTCGTCGACGGTTGCAGCGATGTCGGCCTCGGTGGCGTCCCCGTCGACGAGCGACGATACCCCCAGGTCGTCGTCTAGCTCGTCGGCAGCCCGATACGACGCCAGTAGCTGTCGGACGACTTCGTCTCGGGAGACCCCCAGCCGGGCGGCCCGGTCGTCGAGCCACTCGTCGAGCTCCCCCGAGAGCTCGACGGTGATACTCCCCTCCTCCGTCGACTCACTGGCCATTACGTACCGGTATTTGAACCAGACAGTTAAGCGTTTGCCGCCGATTTCAGCCGGCGAAACCGGGCCTATCGGATCTTGCGAACGTCGCTGATGTCGAAGCCCGCGTCGCCGATCTCCGTCTCGAACTGGACGATGTTCTCGTCTTCGATCTCCGAGAGGACGCCCCGGAACTGCTTGATGACGAGCGTACGGGCACGGGTCGATCCGCCGGACTCCCAGGCGAAGCGCATGGTGCCGTGGGCGGCGTCGCTGAGTTGGCCGTGCCTGACATCCGAGAGCGTGTCGTGGTTGACATACAGCAGGATCAGTCCGCCCCACTCGTAGGCCGCCTTCTGGAGGCCGGAGACGAGGAAGCTGATGTCGGCCCAGGTGATCTCCTCGCCCATGCCGCTGATCAGGTCCGAGAGGGAGTCGATGACGACGAGGTTTCCGCCGGCGACATCGTTCAACAACATGCCGAGCGCGCCCAACAGGTCCTCGCGCTCGTGGCGTGTCCGGAGGTCCTTGATGTTGGGCGTCCGGTCGGCGTACCACTCGCGGGGCACCGGGCTGATGTGGAAGTACCGCTCGGAGAGGTCGTGAAAGTCGACGGCCTCGGTCCCGGCGTCGACCACGTCGTCGTCCATCGCGATGCGCATCTCCTCGACGAGCTGTGAGCCGCTTGCGGTAAACGAGATGTAGTGGACCTCCTCGGGCAGGACGGCGTTGGCCGACGGCGTCCCGTAGTGGAGGTCGAACAGTTCGTCGTCGGCGTGAGCGAGGCCGTTGACGACGGCGCTCGTGTGCATGAACTCCCGGGCGCCGGCACCGGCCTCGCCCGACAGGAGAACCACACTCCCGGTCGGCGCCCCACCGTTGACGATGGAGTCCAGTTGCCTGACACCGAACGGAATCCGCTCCATACACCCAGTCGCTACGGGACTCGCTTAAACCTGTGGGCGCCAGCGGTGGTCACGTCCGATCGAGACCGTGGGCACGCAGGGGACTGATCGCAGGCCGACGGCCGATCCCCGAAATTTACGTACTGTGCCGATGGACGTTACACCTACAGTGACGGAGAGTGAAATGAATTCCAAATACACTGATCCAAACACATACAGCGGGGACTACCCGCCCGACTGGGATGCCCGGCGTCGCTACGTCTACGAACGGGACGACTGGACCTGCCAGCGGTGTGGGACCGCGAGTGGGCCACACGGCGGCCAGGACAGCCCCGCCCTCCACGCGCATCATCAGACCCCGCTGAGTCACGGCGGCTCGAACGGCCTGAACAACCTCGTCACGTTGTGTGAAGCGTGTCACGACAGCGCCCACGATCACGAGATTGCCACCGAGCGGCCCAGTCGTTCACAGGGGCAGCCACAGTCCCGAGCCAGTCGCTCACGGGACCGACAGCAGTCACAGTCCGGCAGCCAGTCGCTGCTCTCCAGGGTCGTCCTCGGCGCGATCACCGGTCCGGTGGCCCTGCTTGCCACCCTCGTGGTGCTCGCCATCGGCGTCTGGGAGACCGGACCCGCCGTGTCGACGGGCTGGGTCCTCGCGGTCAGTGCCGTCTGGCTGCTCGTCGCCACGCGGTTCGTCGCGACGACACTCTGGGCCGGGTGGTGGGTCGCCCTCCTCGTCGGACCGGCCATCTCCGTTCACCCCCGGTCGTTCTGGGGACTGCTCCCGCCCCACCCGCTCGGGAACCTGTTCTTCCTGGCCGTCTCCGGGCCGTTGCTGGGACTGCTGTGGTCCCAGGTCGGTGACAGCGTCGACTTCTCGCTGGACGACGACTCGATGTTCTCGTAGCCCGAGCGGCGTCAGCCGCCGGCGCGACTGCTGTACCTTTATACACGTCGCTGCCGGCCATCTACCACATGCTGGACCGGGTGCTGGGTCGGGCGTCGCTGAAAGAACGCGTCGCCGACCTCGAAGAGGAGAAGCGCCACCTCGAACGGCAACTCGAAGCCGAGGAGGAGCGCCGTGCGGAGGCGACGACCGCTCGGCAGCGCGCCGAGGAGCGGGAGAACAGGCTCGAAGACCGGATCGAGGAGCTAGAAGACCGCGTCGAGCGGCTCCAGCGCGACGGCCAGGAGGCGAGCTTCCGGGCCGAGGAACGGCTCCGTCGGGACCGTCTCTCGGCGGTCCTCGATCGACTCGCGAGCGTCGAGACCGGTCCGGAGGGCGTCCTCACCGCCTACGTCGACAGCGAGGGGACGGTTCCGGACGCCGTCTCGACCGCTTTCGGCGACCGGGCCGAACTCGTCGCCCGGGCCGCACCCTGTCTGGCCGTGGCAGACGACAGCGGGCTGCTCTCGGCGTGTCTCTCCGTGCCGAACCCTCCCGAGCCGTTCGCCGAGTGGGGCGACCGTGTGGAACTGGAACGGTCGTGGTTCGAGCCGACCGGGAGCTACAGCGTGGCGCTGGTCCGGTCGGACCTGTTCGCGCTGGGCGAGTACGAGGGCCGCCAGCGGACCGCGTTCCACGGTTTCGACTCGGAGCTGAAGAGTCAACACTCCAAGGGCGGGTTCTCGCAGGCGCGCTTCGAACGGCTGCGCGACCAGCAGATCGACAGCCACCTCGATCGCTGTCGGGCGGCCATCGAGGCGGTCGGCCCAGAGCGGCTCTACGTCGTCGGCGAGGGGTCTGTGATCCACGAGTTCGAGGACCTCGCCGCGGTGACCAGCGCCGTCGACGCGACCGGTGACCCCGAACCGGCGCTTGCCGACGCCGTCGAGTCGTTCTGGACGGTGCGGCTCCGGGTCCCATGAGGGCGTAACTTTACCCACCCCCCAGTCGAAGTCCGCGTATGAGAGTCGCCCTGCTCACACACGAGGCGTTTCCCGACGAAGCCAAGACCGCCGTCGGGCTGTTGCGGTACGGCGACCACGAGGTCCGTGCGGTGATCGACCGCGAGTTCGCCGGCCAGCGCGTCGCGGACGTGCTGGAGGGCGTCCAGGACGCCCCCATCGTCGCGTCGATGGACGACGCCCCCGAAGTCGACGCGCTGGTCATCGGTATCGCGCCCATCGGCGGCCGCTTCGAGGAGTCCTGGCGGCCCGACGTTCGGGCGGCGCTGGAACGGGGCTGTGACGTGCTGTCGGGACTGCACGACTTCCTGATCGACGACGAGGAGTTCGCGGAACTGGCGGCCGAACACGGCGGCGAGCTTCGGGACCTCCGGAAGCCGCCCGACGACCTGACCGTCGCCGAGGGGACCGCCGGCGAGGTCGACGCCACCGTCGTCACCACCGTCGGGACCGACTGCTCGACGGGGAAGATGACGGTCTCCTTCGAGTTGCGTGACGCCGCCCGCGAGCGCGGCCTGGACGCCGCCGTCGTCCCGACCGGTCAGACCGGCGTCGCTATCACCGGCTGGGGGCTGTCCGTCGATCGTGTCATCGCCGACTACGCCGCCGGCGCCGTCGAGCGTCTCGTCCAGACACCCGAGGACGTGGACCTGCTGATCGTCGAGGGCCAGGGAGCGATCGTCCACCCCGCGTACTCCGGCGTGACGACGAGCATCCTCCACGGCTCGGCGCCGGACGCCCTCGTGTTGTGTCACGAGGCCGGCCGCGAGACGATCAACGGCTACGAATCGTTCGCCATCCCACCCCTCTCCGAAGTCGTCGACCTCTACGACCGGCTGGCCGCGCCGGTCTCGGACGCCGAGGTGGTCGCCGGCGCGTTGA from Haloarcula pelagica carries:
- a CDS encoding DUF1611 domain-containing protein; translated protein: MRVALLTHEAFPDEAKTAVGLLRYGDHEVRAVIDREFAGQRVADVLEGVQDAPIVASMDDAPEVDALVIGIAPIGGRFEESWRPDVRAALERGCDVLSGLHDFLIDDEEFAELAAEHGGELRDLRKPPDDLTVAEGTAGEVDATVVTTVGTDCSTGKMTVSFELRDAARERGLDAAVVPTGQTGVAITGWGLSVDRVIADYAAGAVERLVQTPEDVDLLIVEGQGAIVHPAYSGVTTSILHGSAPDALVLCHEAGRETINGYESFAIPPLSEVVDLYDRLAAPVSDAEVVAGALNTRRLDDTAAERAVAEYADAIDAPACDPVRDGVADDVLDALV
- a CDS encoding HNH endonuclease → MNSKYTDPNTYSGDYPPDWDARRRYVYERDDWTCQRCGTASGPHGGQDSPALHAHHQTPLSHGGSNGLNNLVTLCEACHDSAHDHEIATERPSRSQGQPQSRASRSRDRQQSQSGSQSLLSRVVLGAITGPVALLATLVVLAIGVWETGPAVSTGWVLAVSAVWLLVATRFVATTLWAGWWVALLVGPAISVHPRSFWGLLPPHPLGNLFFLAVSGPLLGLLWSQVGDSVDFSLDDDSMFS
- a CDS encoding HTR-like protein, which encodes MERIPFGVRQLDSIVNGGAPTGSVVLLSGEAGAGAREFMHTSAVVNGLAHADDELFDLHYGTPSANAVLPEEVHYISFTASGSQLVEEMRIAMDDDVVDAGTEAVDFHDLSERYFHISPVPREWYADRTPNIKDLRTRHEREDLLGALGMLLNDVAGGNLVVIDSLSDLISGMGEEITWADISFLVSGLQKAAYEWGGLILLYVNHDTLSDVRHGQLSDAAHGTMRFAWESGGSTRARTLVIKQFRGVLSEIEDENIVQFETEIGDAGFDISDVRKIR
- a CDS encoding transcription factor S translates to MQFCDDCGSMMHADGDEMVCQSCGTRTAKDQDRAADFVTTDEQSDDDLIETEEGANFEGKPTANDVTCDECGHGKAWYTIKQTGSADEPPTRFFKCQDCGHRWREYN
- a CDS encoding Vms1/Ankzf1 family peptidyl-tRNA hydrolase, with protein sequence MLDRVLGRASLKERVADLEEEKRHLERQLEAEEERRAEATTARQRAEERENRLEDRIEELEDRVERLQRDGQEASFRAEERLRRDRLSAVLDRLASVETGPEGVLTAYVDSEGTVPDAVSTAFGDRAELVARAAPCLAVADDSGLLSACLSVPNPPEPFAEWGDRVELERSWFEPTGSYSVALVRSDLFALGEYEGRQRTAFHGFDSELKSQHSKGGFSQARFERLRDQQIDSHLDRCRAAIEAVGPERLYVVGEGSVIHEFEDLAAVTSAVDATGDPEPALADAVESFWTVRLRVP
- a CDS encoding cupin domain-containing protein, translating into MSDERDPNSRSDLTPQSLDYTHLPDQTMYKVSLDDASSVQQGGEDIRTYPVCVTNEFKQLYFEMGPGATIDWHTHTPSFDEFCLCLAGKARYTLAQEDGSEQVIEVEPREFVYLPGGARHTIEAIGDERHEGLVTMPPEPVGRMELLEGAAPYDPEDWPIALWVDRKRDELVRRDPAAVSE
- a CDS encoding NUDIX hydrolase, encoding MTLEERTREAVRAELERLVDRYGEVEVDRQTVTNEPELFEQGRQLAREGWLGDAGVWVTDDEGRVLLIRHEGAPDTWGTPGGGHDPATDDGLDATASRTLTEQTGVEADLSSLDYARWQTIVNDADADDRLHMLSVEFEGTAVSTDITEGKAEHGILAAAWFRNLPESLHEIPGRKAAEAGEADDTE
- a CDS encoding ribbon-helix-helix protein, CopG family gives rise to the protein MASESTEEGSITVELSGELDEWLDDRAARLGVSRDEVVRQLLASYRAADELDDDLGVSSLVDGDATEADIAATVDDRVTDRAEQIIGDRLPDIVDAVEGRLDADISDVETEFQEKVEDVRERVIQLKRELDRKAPKDHDHEAFEELDRLDDEVERLTADLASFRDEVDASLADRGDRIEALAERLDDVEDKLERVAWVVTDLREEQGGQNTHRRAVDRIKRAAAQEGITAASCESCGEQVDIALLTEPQCPHCETTVTDVRPDGGFLRKKARLVTASQLEAGDTDE